One window of Triticum dicoccoides isolate Atlit2015 ecotype Zavitan chromosome 5A, WEW_v2.0, whole genome shotgun sequence genomic DNA carries:
- the LOC119302282 gene encoding flavin-containing monooxygenase FMO GS-OX-like 8 isoform X1, giving the protein MAAGDGEQEPAVQQRPQLQSKNVCVVGGGMAGLAAARELRREGHAVTVMEQSGDVGGQWLYDPAPTRGLVPSASSAYASLRLRTPREAMGFSDFQLLPRDGAGRDPRRFPGHREVHCYLRDFCAAFGLMDAVRLNTRVVRVAPTSTATRQWAVRSVRRLGGPEDGARAEEEEEEAVFDAVVVATGQYSHPVLPSGIEGAGEWRRRQLHSHLYRTPEPFRGEAVVVVGCGDSGTDIALDLRRVARVVHLAAGSEASTPAVSRMVANHGDVLRLHPRARRLHADGRVSFDDGSSVVADTVIYCTGYGYSFPFLDTGGAVAVGDGGCVVGPLFEHVFPPSLAPSLSFVGVPRKVLVPWFVEAQARWVAQALSGRRALPPEAEMVRAVEEHLRAREAAGVPRKHAHHHINGIDKMIEFMEEHGGLTPMEEWKEELLLSSVASMCDDLETFRDRADDGESVRKGLQGWRGGLAAQAQHEAMDAAAEAEADGLAMDD; this is encoded by the exons ATGGCCGCTGGCGACGGCGAGCAGGAGCCGGCGGTGCAGCAGCGCCCGCAGCTGCAGTCGAAGAACGTGTGCGTCGTGGGGGGCGGCATGGCAGGCCTGGCGGCGGCGCGCGAGCTGCGGCGAGAGGGCCACGCGGTCACCGTCATGGAGCAGAGCGGCGACGTCGGCGGGCAGTGGCTGTACGACCCGGCGCCCACCCGCGGCCTCGTGCCCAGCGCCAGCAGCGCGTACGCGTCCCTCCGCCTCCGCACCCCGCGGGAGGCCATGGGCTTCTCCGACTTCCAGCTCCTTCCCAGGGACGGCGCCGGCCGCGACCCGCGCCGCTTCCCCGGCCACCGCGAGGTGCACTGCTACCTCCGGGACTTCTGCGCCGCGTTCGGGCTCATGGACGCCGTCAGGCTCAACACCCGGGTCGTCCGCGTCGCTCCGACGTCGACGGCGACGCGTCAGTGGGCGGTGAGGTCCGTGCGGCGCCTTGGCGGCCCGGAGGATGGTGCgcgggcagaggaggaggaggaggaggcagtgttTGACGCGGTGGTCGTGGCCACCGGTCAGTACTCGCATCCGGTGCTCCCCAGCGGCATCGAGGGAGCGGGGGAATGGAGGCGCCGGCAGCTGCACAGCCACTTGTACAGGACGCCGGAGCCGTTCCGCGGCGAGGCGGTGGTGGTGGTCGGCTGCGGGGACAGCGGCACGGACATCGCGCTGGACCTCCGCCGCGTCGCCAGGGTGGTGCACCTCGCCGCCGGCTCCGAGGCCTCCACGCCGGCCGTGTCGAGGATGGTGGCCAACCACGGCGACGTGCTACGCCTCCACCCGCGGGCACGCCGGCTGCACGCCGACGGTCGCGTGTCGTTCGACGACGGCTCCTCCGTCGTCGCCGACACGGTGATCTACTGCACGGGGTACGGCTACTCGTTCCCGTTCCTGGACACGGGCGGGGCGGTCGCCGTGGGCGACGGCGGCTGCGTGGTCGGGCCGCTGTTCGAGCACGTGTTCCCGCCGTCCCTGGCGCCGTCGCTCTCCTTCGTGGGCGTGCCGAGGAAGGTCCTGGTGCCGTGGTTCGTCGAGGCGCAGGCGAGGTGGGTCGCGCAGGCGCTGTCCGGCCGCCGCGCGCTGCCGCCGGAGGCGGAGATGGTGCGGGCCGTGGAGGAGCACCTCCGCGCCAGGGAGGCCGCCGGCGTGCCGAGGAAACACGCCCACCACCACATCAACGGCATTGAC AAAATGATCGAGTTCATGGAGGAGCACGGCGGCCTGACGCCGATGGAGGAGTGGAAGGAGGAGCTGCTCCTGTCGAGCGTGGCGAGCATGTGCGACGACCTGGAGACCTTCCGCGACCGCGCCGACGACGGCGAGAGCGTCCGGAAGGGCCTGCAGGGATGGCGCGGCGGCTTAGCTGCTCAGGCTCAACACGAAGCCATGGATGCTGCTGCTGAAGCTGAAGCTGATGGGTTGGCCATGGATGATTAA